The following are encoded together in the Gasterosteus aculeatus chromosome 7, fGasAcu3.hap1.1, whole genome shotgun sequence genome:
- the dtx2 gene encoding LOW QUALITY PROTEIN: putative E3 ubiquitin-protein ligase DTX2 (The sequence of the model RefSeq protein was modified relative to this genomic sequence to represent the inferred CDS: inserted 1 base in 1 codon), with amino-acid sequence MAIVSGSCARVNGSRNGPSPSATPSGSVVQSQPMIAVWEWQDDLGYWRPYSGQVSAHIERCLSPRGQRGAGPGSTSICLGQSDPSLSPYLIDIPSLKQFRQDTGKTRSVRRSLFAQSSGLGSGVYWEWINDEGGWTPYETRTSILLEHSYQARQGTADLGPHGYNYIVDLTSLAQVNKATGFRRQVRRQCNLPYPLASSGPPAIPSSASGTSGPSCSCQQCLSHSSTGPMPSRSRHSFSSGSLNRPGLQATGRAAAAATHPASVYSPYPRRPLSVGGMSWGSPWPPPPSASQLSAPLLTSAPSANGLSVPSISVQLNGSTSVSSALAASAQRPEDVIQRYMEVVAGVQDEDCIICMDQLSNPSGYETQPTEEGGPSILPGTVGKFIKCGHTLHMLCMLAMYNNGTKDGSLQCPSCKTIYGEKTGTQPKGKMEIYSIAQSLPGHPDCGTIQIIYSIPPGLQVPPNPGQPYTCRGFPXFCFLPDNDKGRKVLELLKVAWMRRLIFIVGTSSTTGEPDTVVWNGIHHKTEMLSNMSGHGYPDPNYLDNVLSELASQGVTEDCFKPPGGGSS; translated from the exons ATGGCGATTGTGTCCGGCTCCTGTGCCCGGGTGAACGGCTCCAGGAACGGGCCTTCCCCGTCAGCCACGCCGTCCGGGTCGGTCGTGCAATCTCAGCCCATGATCGCGGTGTGGGAATGGCAGGACGACCTGGGCTACTGGCGGCCTTACAGCGGCCAAGTGAGCGCCCACATCGAGCGGTGTTTGTCCCCGCGGGGCCAGAGGGGAGCAGGACCCGGCTCAACGAGCATCTGCCTCGGACAATCAGACCCCAGCCTGTCGCCGTATCTCATTGACATACCGAGCTTGAAACAGTTTCGACAGGACACCG gAAAGACCCGGTCGGTACGCCGGTCCCTGTTCGCCCAGTCCTCCGGCCTCGGCAGTGGTGTTTACTGGGAGTGGATCAACGACGAAGGGGGGTGGACCCCGTACGAGACTCGCACCTCCATCCTCCTGGAGCACAGCTACCAGGCCCGCCAGGGCACGGCGGACCTGGGCCCGCACGGATACAACTACATCGTGGACCTCACGTCTCTGGCCCAGGTGAACAAAGCGACGGGCTTCAGGCGGCAGGTCAGGCGCCAGTGCAACCTCCCCTACCCGCTGGCCTCGTCCGGCCCCCCGGCCATCCCCTCGAGCGCCTCGGGCACCTCGGgcccctcctgctcctgccaGCAGTGTTTGAGCCACAGCAGCACGGGACCCATGCCCAGCCGCTCACGCCACTCCTTTTCGTCGGGCAGCCTGAACCGGCCCGGTCTCCAAGCGACGGGGAGGGCCGCCGCGGCGGCGACTCACCCCGCTTCTGTCTACTCGCCGTACCCCAGGAGACCCCTCTCTGTGGGGGGGATGTCCTGGGGCAGCCCCTGGCCTCCACCGCCGTCCGCCAGCCAACTGTCTGCACCGCTTCTGACCAGCGCCCCCAGCGCCAACGGGCTGAG TGTCCCTTCCATCTCTGTGCAGCTGAACGGATCCACCAGCGTGAGCTCTGCCCTGGCAG CCTCGGCGCAGAGACCCGAGGACGTGATCCAGCGCTACATGGAGGTGGTTGCCGGCGTGCAGGACGAG GACTGCATCATCTGCATGGACCAACTGTCCAACCCGTCCGGCTACGAGACGCAGcccacagaggagggggggccgaGCATCCTGCCCGGCACCGTGGGGAAATTCATCAAGTGTGGACACACCCTGCACATGCTCTGCATGCTGGCCATGTACAACAACGGAACCAAG GACGGCAGTCTGCAGTGTCCCTCATGTAAGACAATCTACGGAGAGAAGACCGGCACGCAGCCCAAAGGCAAGATGGAGATCTACAGCATCGCCCAGTCGCTCCCCGGCCACCCGGACTGCGGCACCATCCAGATCATCTACAGCATACCGCCGGGCCTGCAGGTAC CACCCAACCCGGGACAGCCGTACACCTGCAGAGGCTTCC GCTTCTGTTTCCTCCCCGACAACGACAAGGGCAGgaag gTCTTGGAGCTACTGAAGGTGGCCTGGATGCGGCGCCTCATCTTCATCGTGGGGACGTCCAGCACCACCGGCGAGCCCGACACGGTGGTGTGGAACGGCATCCACCACAAGACGGAGATGCTGTCCAACATGTCGGGGCACGGCTACCCGGACCCCAACTACCTGGACAACGTCCTGTCGGAGCTGGCGTCTCAGGGCGTGACAGAGGACTGCTTCAAGCCCCcgggcggcggcagcagctag